In Lates calcarifer isolate ASB-BC8 linkage group LG21, TLL_Latcal_v3, whole genome shotgun sequence, a single window of DNA contains:
- the LOC108874416 gene encoding presenilins-associated rhomboid-like protein, mitochondrial isoform X1 — protein sequence MAWRSCSVLLRLTGEDVLRSSVRAGRWPHSLQHRCGFRKAARKPEPRKVEEDLPPPHTESSEVPVQRRTSPSSPSPSTHRAQQAPPSPPRAFSRLFRPLVFTVGFTGCSFGSAAIWQYESVKSQVRNFFNDIRADWMEKMHPPKRGDVRRQINQWWSSLSEGQRTITGIIAANAVVFCCWRIPSLQRTMLRYFTSNPTSKTLCSPMLLSTFSHFSFFHMAANMYVLWSFSTSAVSMLGREQFLAVYLSAGVISTFVSYVSKMVTGRFGPSLGASGAIMTILAAVCTKMPDAKLAIIFLPMFTFTAANALKAIIAMDTAGLVLGWTFFDHAAHLGGAMFGIWYVLFGHELIWKNREPFVKLWHDWRTRGGPGGGGDQGGSM from the exons ATGGCGTGGAGGAGCTGCTCCGTCCTGCTCAGACTGACCGGAGAAGATGTTTTACGGAGCTCCGTGAGGGCCGGCAG GTGGCCTCACAGCCTCCAGCACAGATGTGGCTTCAGAAAAGCCGCCAGAAAACCAGAACCcaggaaggtggaggaggacctgccccccccacacacagagTCCTCCGAGGTCCCGGTCCAACGCCGGacctcaccctcctccccctccccctccacccacaGGGCCCAGCAGGCTCCGCCCAGCCCCCCCCGCGCCTTCAGTCGCCTCTTCAGACCGCTGGTGTTCACTGTGGGG TTTACAGGCTGCTCCTTCGGCTCGGCGGCCATCTGGCAGTACGAGTCCGTCAAGTCCCAGGTGAGGAACTTCTTCAACGACATCAGAGCCGACTGGATGGAGAAGATGCACCCGCCCAAACGAGGAGACGTCCGCAGACAG atCAACCAATGGTGGAGCAGCCTGAGCGAGGGTCAGAGGACGATCACAG GGATCATTGCTGCTAACGCCGTAGTGTTCTGCTGTTGGAGGATACCGTCTCTGCAGCGCACCATGCTCAGATACTTCACCTCCAACCCGACCTCCA agactcTCTGCTCTCCAATGCTTCTCTCCACCTTCAGCCACTTCTCTTTCTTCCACATGGCCGCCAACATGTACGTCCTCTGGAGCTTCTCCACCAGCGCCGTCTCCATGCTGGGCAGAGAGCAGTTCCTGGCCGTCTACCTGTCTGCAG GTGTCATCTCTACGTTCGTCAGTTATGTGAGTAAGATGGTCACAGGGAGGTTCGGTCCGTCTCTGGGAGCG tctggaGCCATCATGACCATCTTGGCCGCCGTTTGCACCAAAATGCCCGACGCCAAACTGGCCATCATCTTCCTCCCTATGTTCACCTTCACCGCCGCCAAC GCGCTGAAGGCCATCATCGCCATGGATACGGCCGGTCTGGTTCTGGGCTGGACGTTTTTCGACCACGCCGCTCATTTAGGAGGAGCCATGTTTGGAAT CTGGTACGTCCTGTTCGGTCACGAGTTGATCTGGAAGAACCGAGAACCTTTCGTCAAACTGTGGCACGACTGGAGGACTCgaggaggaccaggaggaggaggagaccaaggAGGATCCATGTAA
- the LOC108874416 gene encoding presenilins-associated rhomboid-like protein, mitochondrial isoform X2 — protein sequence MWLQKSRQKTRTQEGGGGPAPPTHRVLRGPGPTPDLTLLPLPLHPQGPAGSAQPPPRLQSPLQTAGVHCGGCSFGSAAIWQYESVKSQVRNFFNDIRADWMEKMHPPKRGDVRRQINQWWSSLSEGQRTITGIIAANAVVFCCWRIPSLQRTMLRYFTSNPTSKTLCSPMLLSTFSHFSFFHMAANMYVLWSFSTSAVSMLGREQFLAVYLSAGVISTFVSYVSKMVTGRFGPSLGASGAIMTILAAVCTKMPDAKLAIIFLPMFTFTAANALKAIIAMDTAGLVLGWTFFDHAAHLGGAMFGIWYVLFGHELIWKNREPFVKLWHDWRTRGGPGGGGDQGGSM from the exons ATGTGGCTTCAGAAAAGCCGCCAGAAAACCAGAACCcaggaaggtggaggaggacctgccccccccacacacagagTCCTCCGAGGTCCCGGTCCAACGCCGGacctcaccctcctccccctccccctccacccacaGGGCCCAGCAGGCTCCGCCCAGCCCCCCCCGCGCCTTCAGTCGCCTCTTCAGACCGCTGGTGTTCACTGTGGGG GCTGCTCCTTCGGCTCGGCGGCCATCTGGCAGTACGAGTCCGTCAAGTCCCAGGTGAGGAACTTCTTCAACGACATCAGAGCCGACTGGATGGAGAAGATGCACCCGCCCAAACGAGGAGACGTCCGCAGACAG atCAACCAATGGTGGAGCAGCCTGAGCGAGGGTCAGAGGACGATCACAG GGATCATTGCTGCTAACGCCGTAGTGTTCTGCTGTTGGAGGATACCGTCTCTGCAGCGCACCATGCTCAGATACTTCACCTCCAACCCGACCTCCA agactcTCTGCTCTCCAATGCTTCTCTCCACCTTCAGCCACTTCTCTTTCTTCCACATGGCCGCCAACATGTACGTCCTCTGGAGCTTCTCCACCAGCGCCGTCTCCATGCTGGGCAGAGAGCAGTTCCTGGCCGTCTACCTGTCTGCAG GTGTCATCTCTACGTTCGTCAGTTATGTGAGTAAGATGGTCACAGGGAGGTTCGGTCCGTCTCTGGGAGCG tctggaGCCATCATGACCATCTTGGCCGCCGTTTGCACCAAAATGCCCGACGCCAAACTGGCCATCATCTTCCTCCCTATGTTCACCTTCACCGCCGCCAAC GCGCTGAAGGCCATCATCGCCATGGATACGGCCGGTCTGGTTCTGGGCTGGACGTTTTTCGACCACGCCGCTCATTTAGGAGGAGCCATGTTTGGAAT CTGGTACGTCCTGTTCGGTCACGAGTTGATCTGGAAGAACCGAGAACCTTTCGTCAAACTGTGGCACGACTGGAGGACTCgaggaggaccaggaggaggaggagaccaaggAGGATCCATGTAA